The sequence AACGCGCCCCAACCAGTGACGGTTGACATCACCCCTGCGTTATACAAGGCGCTATCAGCGCTGGTGGCGAAAGGAATCACGGCAACGCGGCTGTTGAGGGTTACAGCGCTGCTGAGTTTCAACAAAGCAATGTCGTTATCGTAGGTTGATGAATTGTAGCTTGGGTGAACAACTGCTTGGGCAATTGTGCGGCTTTGTTCGGTGCCTTCGTTGGTCGTCCAGTTGTGGTCGCCCATCACCACGCTGAGTGATGATACCGAGAAGCCTTGAACACAGTGCGCAGCAGTCAAAACCCATTGGGGAGCAATCAACGAGCCACCACAATGTAGGCTGCCGTTACGAGCTATCCGAGCTTGCCAGGGGAATTCACCAGCGGTAGCCGCCGAGCCACCGACAATTTTATCTGGTGGGGGCAATTGTTCGGAACCAGGTTGCTTTTCGTCAACAACAGGGAGCGGATAAACTTCGACTTTTTTGTTGTCTTTGGCTGAGGCAGCGTAGCCGCCCAACAATACTGATGTGCTCAACACCGTTGCAATGACCGCAGACCGTACCCGACGAATTGTCCAGCGTCCAGATCGTTCCATGATAGCTCCTTATGCACAGACCAAACGATGTTGTGTTATTGAGCCAAAGCCGTGTCCCAGCAAAGCGGGCTTGCTCAAGAAGTAAAAACTTCTTAACACATAACCTACTATAATTGACGAAATTGTTTGAATCAACTAGATTGTTTGTTAGATTGTTTGATGATTACGGCCTTTTTATGACGTGGCTCAAGCAATAACACTGCCGGAGAAGCGCGAAGGCGCACACCTCAACATCGTCGTTGCCAATCATCAACCTATCAATTGTTGAACCCTCGTGGCCGGCTCAGCCATAGGGGTTCACCGAGGTACTGCCTGTGGGACGCAAATCCAAGCAAGGTACGTCGTACCTTCGTCTACTCCGCGAAGAACGTGGGATTTCACTAACCGAGATGGTCGGGCTGGTCGGCTATACCAAAGGCTATATTTCAGCTGTCGAGACGGGGGTTTCTAAGCCAACCAGTGCATTTTTGCATGCCTACGAGCGGGCCTTGGGTTTGGACGAGGGCAGTTTGGCCGCCAGCGCCGAGCAAGCAATTAGCCAAGTGCTCACCACTGCCCAAGCAGGCTTGATGCCTGAACCACCGAAACTTGACCCAGCCCTCTTGCCAATTGCTAATAAAGGTGCAGTTTTGGAGGGTGTCCAATCAATCCTATTGCAGGCGATTGCCATGGTGACCGCCGCCGCCAAGCAAAGCCCATGGCCTGGGGCTGAAATTGTCGTGACCTTTCAAAGTGAGCATGACCCATTGACGGTATTTCCTGAATTGGCGGTGCCATGGCGAGCAGCTTTGCGCCAAGCCTTGCACGCTGGCTGGAATGTGGTGCATCTCTGGCGTTTACGGATTGAAAATCAACATCGCTTCGAATTAATTGCCCGCATGCTTTCGATGCTGGGCTATCGCGGCAAATATCAACCCTATCTCTTCCCCAACCATGTACTGCCTGGCGCACCCGCCGATGTGATTATCGTGCCTGGTCAAGGGGCGTTATGGTTGTTTGGCAGTCGCCAATCCAGACATGTTGATAGTGGCTTTTTCTTTCCCCCTGATAGCCCACATTACCCATTAATTAGCCAATTTGCCACCACCATGCGTTCGCAGACCCAACCGCTGCTCGAGGTCTATCCCGAACGTTCATTAGATTTTAAAGCCTTGGCCTTGCAATTTGAGGTCGAGGATGGCGCTCAATTGTTGTTAAAAGAAGGTCTAAGCTTTCAATCGATGCCAATTGCAATTCGCAACGCTTGTATTCAACGGATTTTGCAAGCACCCTTAGTGCGTTCACTGCAAGAACAGACCCATTTGGAATTGTGGTGTCAGCAACTGTTAGATCATCATCGCCAACGTGTCCATTTATTTGAGCAATTTCTGCAAGATCGCCAGCACGAGGCGCGTCATGTTGTTACCAAAACCGCAATTTTGCGTTTATTGAGCCATGGCGAGCTGCCTGCCGATGATTGGCTGCGCGATCAACCGCAAAGTCAATTGACGGTAGCCGAGGCTTTGGCATGGTTGCGCCATGTGATCTGGCTCTTGCAGGTGTATCCAAATTATCAATTAGCGATTGTTGATGCGATTGATCCAGCCTACTTTCCCGTAGCTTGGAAGGTCGAAGGTCGTCAAACCTTGATTTTGGAATCGTGGCAAGCAGCCGATACTGAAGATGGTCGCGAAAACGTCAATATTATTATTCATGATCGGACAATTGCCCAATCATTCCGTGAACATTTTTTCAACTACTGGGAGCGTTTGAGTAATCGCGAACGCAACAAAGATTGTGTGATCGATTGGTTGCAGAGCCAAGTGATGCAGCCAGTCAAACTATAATCGCGTTTGTCTTCAATGGAGTAGCGTTCTTGGGTTGGTTGAAGGATTGCTTGTACTAAGGAGCCACCCATGTCGAATCAATGGAATCCGAATATGTCGCCCTATCGGCAGGATCGTTCCTCGTGTATGCCAGTATTATTAATTATTTTTGTGCTAACGCTCGGGATTGGCGGTGGAATCTATTTTTTCGTCAATAATGTGATGAGCGAGGCCTTTGAATCGAGCATTACCCAAGTCTCTTCACAGATGGAAACAGCCGTTGGTGGAAGTACGGCAAATGAACCAGCTATCGCCGGCTCAGTGCTTTATCATTCAACCCAATTAGCCTATGATCGCAACGGCGACGAGCGTAACGAACTGTTGGTACAACTTTCAAACAATAGCCAATATTCAATGGCTTTGCTCGATGGCGCTGATGGCAAACCAGTTTGGCAAACTGAGCTTGGTAGCGAATCCTATGATTTGATCGCGCTTGATTCATATGTAGCAGTGATTAAAGAACGTGATTTTCGCTTATTTAATAGTCAAGATGGCACATTTGGCTGGCAAACTCGCTTAACTGATCGCATTCAAACCAATCCACCAATGCTCTTTATTGTTGATGATCTATTGGTGATTCAGACCTACGATAATATTTTAACGGCCTATGAATTGAAAACGGGCAGCCAGCGTTGGCAAAAAACTTTGGTTGATCGCTATGCAAGCAATTTGGCTCGGTTGGGCGATGAGCTATGTGGGACTGAACGTGATGCAGAATCAGGCTTAGAATTTCTAACGTGCTATGCCCTAAAAACTGGTGAACAACGCCAAGCACTGCAATTAAATAACGATTGGACTGATGATGTTGAATGGGTGGCAGATCCTCAAACCAAGGAGGGGATTTTACGCTTACAAAGTGACCCTGAACCAATCACGCTCTCAGCAATAGGGATTGATCAATCACAGCGTTGGAGTATTGAGCTTGAAGAAGTATTTGCTGATAGTTTGGATTACAATAAAATTCCCGTGAGTGATGGCAAATCTTTAGTATTAAGTACCGAATCGGCTTTGGCAATCATCTCGGCTGAACACCAAATTGTACGCTATACATTGGCCGATTATGCCCTAACACCCCTAGGTTTTGATAACGATGTTTTGTATGTTTCGGCAGTCAAGCAGCGCGGCACCAATACAGTCAGCATTTTAGCGATCAATGCCCAAACCGCTGAACTCATTTGGCGGCTTGACGATTTGGGCGAGTCGCATGAGTGGAGTGGTAGCGATGGGATCAAAGCAGTGATTGTACCTGGCGAGGGCGTAGTTTTCGGCTGGCTCGATCCTGAAATTGATGATTTGGTGCGGGTGCAATTGCTCAAACGCCAAGATGGTACGGTTGGCTGGTCGTTTCAACAGCAGATGTTTATTGGTCAAGTGCCGAAATTAACCCGGACTGGTAATGCCTTGCTAATTCAAACTAGCGACGGCTTGGCAATGGCCAATTTGCGGACTGGCGAGAGTTTGTGGACGCTGACGCGCTAAAAATCAAAAAGCCCCTTGAACGAACTCAAGGGGCTTTGACTTGGCTTACTGCGGGTGAGCAAAATTGTGCAGCACCTGGACTAATGCATTAAGATCGAGATTGCGCACATACAACGAACCTTCGGCTTCGGGCACAAGCAACCATTGTTGCTGCTCACCACAAACCAAGGTAAAAGCCTGTTGCACGCTACTTTCTGGTTTATTTTGAAGCAACGCTAAGGCACTGATCGAGCGCAATTGCTCAAAACTCTGGCCAAACGCTTCAGCTACATTGGCAGCTAAACCGCCAGCTTGCAACTGCTCAACCACCTGTTCACGTTTGATTGTGCGCATATTGGCGATGCTCCGAAACACTGCTTCGCTCAAGCTTCCGGTTAGCGTTTCGGCAACTTCAACTTCGGGTGGCTCAATAATATCCAGCGCTGCCTGCACAATCTCGCGTGTGTGGGGGAGGGCAATCAATTGGTGAATACCGCCTTGACCGCGATGAAAAAGGTATTGCTGGTTGGCATGATGAATATAGTTTGCCTGTTGTTTTTGGCCAGCAGGCTGATGCAAAATCACCCATGTTTGGCTGGGTTGGCTAATAATGCTCAGCCACTCGGCCACCATCGGCTCCAAAACAGGCTGGTCATCAGTTAATTCGAGCAGGCCGTGGGCGATCAAGCTCCGTTCGGCGGCTCCTAGTAAATATTGTTGATATTGCTCAGGCAAATCGCCAAAGACTTGATTGGCCAAATCGTCAAAGCCCAGCGGCAAGGGCAAATCGGCCACAATCAAACAAACAAATAATTCCTCTTGGCTTAGCGAAAAGCCGCGTAATTCACTCATTGGATACTCCATGGATTAATTTGAGAATGCGATTATACCAGCAGCATGCGTTGAATGTGCTTCACCCCTGACCTTTAAAAAAAAGACCCTCGCCACCAAAACGGCAGCGAGGGCGATTGAACCAACAGAATTTAGCAATTAATCGAGATAAGCTCGTAGGTGTTGACCAACATTGGGTTGGCGCAGGTGGCGCATCGCTTCAGCTTCAATTTGGCGGGTGCGTTCGCGAGTAATCCCGAATTCAGCGCCCACTTCTTCGAGCGTGCGGCGTTTGCCATCGGCCAAACCATAGCGCAACAACAAGATTTGGCGTTCGCGGTCGGGCAATTGTGAAAGCGCATCGGCCAACTCATCTTGCAACATCATGCGGGTAGCCTGCTCAAGTGGTGCTTCATCGGTATCGTCGGCCAAAAATTCGCCAACGCGACCTTGGCCTTCTTTGCCAATCGGTTGCTCCAATGAAACGGGCTGGACCGAAGCATTCAGCATACGCTTGACTTTGCGCAAACTTACGCCCAAGGCATCAGCCAATTCATCGGGCGTTGCTTCCCGTTGCAACGCTTGCTCAAGCTGGTAAGCGACGCGGCGCATTTGGGCGATTGATTCGCTCAAGTGCACTG comes from Chloroflexota bacterium and encodes:
- a CDS encoding helix-turn-helix domain-containing protein, with product MGRKSKQGTSYLRLLREERGISLTEMVGLVGYTKGYISAVETGVSKPTSAFLHAYERALGLDEGSLAASAEQAISQVLTTAQAGLMPEPPKLDPALLPIANKGAVLEGVQSILLQAIAMVTAAAKQSPWPGAEIVVTFQSEHDPLTVFPELAVPWRAALRQALHAGWNVVHLWRLRIENQHRFELIARMLSMLGYRGKYQPYLFPNHVLPGAPADVIIVPGQGALWLFGSRQSRHVDSGFFFPPDSPHYPLISQFATTMRSQTQPLLEVYPERSLDFKALALQFEVEDGAQLLLKEGLSFQSMPIAIRNACIQRILQAPLVRSLQEQTHLELWCQQLLDHHRQRVHLFEQFLQDRQHEARHVVTKTAILRLLSHGELPADDWLRDQPQSQLTVAEALAWLRHVIWLLQVYPNYQLAIVDAIDPAYFPVAWKVEGRQTLILESWQAADTEDGRENVNIIIHDRTIAQSFREHFFNYWERLSNRERNKDCVIDWLQSQVMQPVKL
- a CDS encoding PQQ-binding-like beta-propeller repeat protein; the protein is MSNQWNPNMSPYRQDRSSCMPVLLIIFVLTLGIGGGIYFFVNNVMSEAFESSITQVSSQMETAVGGSTANEPAIAGSVLYHSTQLAYDRNGDERNELLVQLSNNSQYSMALLDGADGKPVWQTELGSESYDLIALDSYVAVIKERDFRLFNSQDGTFGWQTRLTDRIQTNPPMLFIVDDLLVIQTYDNILTAYELKTGSQRWQKTLVDRYASNLARLGDELCGTERDAESGLEFLTCYALKTGEQRQALQLNNDWTDDVEWVADPQTKEGILRLQSDPEPITLSAIGIDQSQRWSIELEEVFADSLDYNKIPVSDGKSLVLSTESALAIISAEHQIVRYTLADYALTPLGFDNDVLYVSAVKQRGTNTVSILAINAQTAELIWRLDDLGESHEWSGSDGIKAVIVPGEGVVFGWLDPEIDDLVRVQLLKRQDGTVGWSFQQQMFIGQVPKLTRTGNALLIQTSDGLAMANLRTGESLWTLTR